A part of Thermotoga petrophila RKU-1 genomic DNA contains:
- a CDS encoding response regulator: MKRILVVDDEPNIRELLKEELQEEGYEIDTAENGEEALKKFFSGNYDLVILDIEMPGISGLEVAGEIRKKKKDAKIILLTAYSHYRADLSSWAADEYVVKSFNFDELKEKVKKLLS; the protein is encoded by the coding sequence ATGAAAAGGATACTGGTTGTCGATGATGAGCCGAACATAAGGGAACTTCTGAAAGAGGAACTTCAGGAAGAGGGTTACGAAATTGACACGGCAGAAAACGGGGAGGAAGCCTTGAAGAAATTCTTCTCTGGAAACTACGACCTGGTGATTCTCGACATAGAGATGCCCGGCATCAGTGGACTGGAGGTAGCCGGTGAGATCAGAAAGAAAAAGAAAGACGCAAAGATCATTCTGCTCACGGCCTATTCTCATTATAGAGCCGATCTTTCATCGTGGGCAGCGGATGAATACGTTGTGAAGTCGTTCAACTTCGACGAATTGAAAGAGAAAGTGAAGAAGCTACTTTCGTGA